A stretch of DNA from Scomber scombrus chromosome 9, fScoSco1.1, whole genome shotgun sequence:
AATATGCTCATTGTAGAGTATATTAAATGATATCTGATCAGGGCTGCTTACATAATATCCACCGTATCAGCAGGTATTTCCATTTGCAGCAGAAGGCATTTGCAAAGCAGCATAAGCAGATCTGCATTCACAAAACATTAGCGAAGGGTAAAATCAGCAGTTAGATTTATGGAAAGCTGAGATGGTTTCTACTCATCACTTCTACATTTCAGCTGAAAAGGGGCTTCTTCCACAGTTTTTCAGCAATGCAACGCTATATTTCTGTGCACTGTCTGGAAGAATCTGTCTTGCAGCTGTTGAATTAAGACAAGCACGTCCataagaataaaagaaaataacatatgACAAATTAAATAACATATAAGGTTGTTGAGGTTTTGGTTTAATATAAAAGGCACAAGAGAAGACAGCAAATTTGGTAACTGGTCAGTTAACCTGTGGAAATTAAGTTGTTGCCATTATTATCTCACCGCCTGTCAAATTGATTCTCAGTAATCTCCCTCAGGACTTGGCTTGGACATATATGTGGATTTCTTGTCCAAAATcccaaaaaagagagatttgACAGCAGCCCCAGATGTCCGTTGTCAgggaaacaaaaaaattaacTCAGCTTCTGCCGGCCTCAGTCTGGTTTCAGTGATGTGGTCGATGGGAAATATGCTGTCACACCCACAACATGTTTTTACAAGGGAGGGTACAGTGTTGAAAAGACAGAAGAGAATATCAGGTAAAGTGTGATATGAATGGAAATCTTTGTTACTCTTACTATTAATGCACATACTTCTTGTGCTTTTTCAGATtgcaaagacaaaataaaaatggtaaaaatggtCTCAATGCAAATATGCCAGTGATGACTGTTACTTAAGCTTTCActaatatatttttatcatattattatgATAGATTGTTGTGTTGATAGAAACATTGTCATTAGATCCattatttttcaagtctgtcttcaAACAATAgccaggtgcccaaatgaacattgtcacatgtttttcttgtgtcTTTGTGGGGGAGGGATCCCTACATAATACCCTTTCAATTAAGTGACAGGAGACACGATCCACagtccttctgtgcaaaaatgtatttaaacatctgtttgaaactaatatgaagcttcatacatccaaattagtcaaatatcTTTCTGTTACTGTTCGTTCGTTATTATCCTTCCACTGCACactgagacacaaagagagtACTAAAAATGACTGTGGAAAATATCCACTTCATTTGACTAATTCAGATTGCTGAAGCTTCATGTTGtcttcagattaacttttaaataagtTTTTGCTCAAAACAAGGACTGTCACTTCCAATTTTCTActccttctttttgtttgccCTTTCTCCAGTGAGCAGAGCCATCAACAAGGCAGCTGAAAAAGGTGCTGGAGCCTTGGTCATGCAGGTGGAGGATGATATCTCCAACAGCCAGGTCTGACTGATCACGCTGTGTGCAATGCTGTTTGAGCGAATGTGTTTCACGTAATGGGAAGTTTTGGCACAGTTCAGCTCATCTTATCTGTAGTGAAAGACTCTTTGAAGTGGtttgtcttgtctgtttttctcattttttctctccctctcaaaTGTAAGAAGAATAGAAACCACAACtaaactgtgtttattttaagtaaataaagTCAAAGCTATAGAACCTTGACATTAAGTTAGAAaatcttttggttttggttcaatagatttttttACCTTCATACTTGCAGTGTTTTGGTGAATGGGCAAAAGTTTGAAGGATTGCTCCAAAAAGGTATTAATAACCTTACTGATGATGGATTTGTTCTCTCACATAATTACAGGTACACGCATCGAGCTTATTTTTACAGACATTACTCTAAACATGCTAAAATAAAACTTCCTCTGAGGGAAAAATGCAGAGTGTAAAAGACTCAATCCTTCCGTCATTGGACGATGCGGTGTATCCTGTTATCTATGACTTTAAGCAGCATAAAATTTCTCTCAGAGACAAGTGTTTGGAGAGGAGCGACAAAACTGGAAGAGCTAATCTTGTTCTCGATCTTGGCTCCTTGAGTCTATTTATGGTCATTCCAAAATCATATTACTAATCCCAAAAAACAGTTATACAACATAAAGTACTTTCTGGGTCTTGGCACATTACACAACATCATCCATATAAGGTGTGGGAGAGACTACACAAGCAGGCAGCAGGAGCCCACTCATCCAGGTGGGCTGCTATAGATTAGGTCTGTGTGTGGGCTTCACTTCCAGCTGGCATCTATCTGCCAAATGATGggataaaaacatcaaacaactACAAGTGGAGCTTTGACTTTATATGAGAACCCTTTTGTTATATAAACGCAGTCTGTGAACTGCTCATTTGCTTCCCAAGTGCCAGATTTATTGTCAGAACCATTGTCAGGTTAAGTTGAAAGCTAATGGAAAGTGATTAGATACATATACATAGTTTCTACACCTCAGACCTGACAAGTGCTGCAACTGTCATACAGTGCTGTTAAAACAATTCTTCTGCAGTTTATCACAGATCTTACTGCTTATCAATCGGGGTTATGATGAAAGTTGAACTGGATAATGCTGAACACGTGCTTTCAGTGAGCAATGCACTGCCGTGACCAGACCACACTGGGGTCAGGCTGTGAACAGAACATCGGGTCAAAGGGAGATTCTCAACTTTAAACTCctcacagcaggaaaaacattCAACCAAGGAGGCTCAACACAAACAGTTTAATGCAAAAGATCTGGAAATCACccagaaattacattaaatattgttttaaatcatgATGAGCCATGTCAGACTGAAACAAAACTCACCCAAGTAAACCTTAAAATATAACTGTTTCAACAGAACCTAACAGAGATAAATCTTTGACATTGCAAACAAAATATGCCGAATGTGGAAATGTCTTTATCTGCAGTCCAGAGAAAACATGTTCTTTCTTAATCTTATTTgattaatgtttaatatgatgaaaataatgacaaatgacTGCGAAACTAGGAGCTCtgtctttaaaaagaaataaaactgctCCATGTGTTATATAATTCAAGATTTATGTTGTTTGCCCAGCCAGGAAGAAAAGTTGATCTTCTTGAACTAAACGCAAATCCTCAGCACTCAAGCACACACAGAAAGGCAGAGGATGTTCCAGCAGAAGTCAAATAACCATAGAAAGATATGAGacttttctccacatttctcTCACCTGAAGCACTTGGCAGTACTCTGAGCAGCATAATCTTTTATGTTATTTGAAAGTTTAGTGTACTCAATCAAGTGTAATGGACAGTGTAATGCGCTTTATCCCAGTGCTGAAATCCGGTCTCAGATATGAAATGATATAATTCCAGATGATTCATCGTTTAAGAAAGATGCTCATAATACCTGAGTACTCTGGTGCCTGTTGAAAGGTTGAGACACTGCAGGAGCGTCTAATGCCTAATCTTCTCTAAAGGTATGCTGCCCCACATGGCTACAATTAGGGAGCTCTTTATTTGCTGCTGGGGGTCTAATTGAGCTCGGAAGGGCCAAAAGGTGCTTGCTGAAATCTGTACTTATTCATTATGGTTGGTTGTGTTATTTATAAGACTCAAATGTTTTGTCAAACTTAAAAACTTCTTTAAGTAATCTGAAACAGTGTTGGGACCAAAGTTGTTAAATTTATGTTCAGCTAGGATTAAGATTTGGCTCTTGATTTATTATAGTGAagaaacaaaatgatgaattatgaATTAAGTTACTTTACAACTAACTTAACctgacagcaagaaaaacatagGGGAGGGACATGACTGAGACAAATAAagagacatttatttaaattcacactttgtcttctgatttaactTTTCATTGCATTCATGTATTTAAGTATCCATTTATTTCAGAATTGAATATAGTTTCTGATTTCTGAATTGTTATATGATATCAATTCTAAAAGGTACATCACCAATCACCATAAACAAGTATCATCTGTACATGAACGGCATATTATGGGAATGTGTTCCTCCATTTCATCCAACCATAATGTACTGAAGGCATACAGCTAAGCAAGATTTAATAACTGAACTTGAAGAGAACATCTGAGAAGAAACAGCACAGATTGATGCTTAAAATGATTATGTTGGCCCTGAAAAATAAAGGCTTAGTTTTATATCTTCAAATAAAAGGGTGTTAAAAAAGAATCACctaaacacattaaagatgcttattataaaaaaaaacccaaattaaaGCAGACTACTTCATCTTATCATCTAAACTTGGCTGAGAATGATAAACTGAAAGTATAGAAAAAGATAAAGTAAGATTAAAGTCAAGGCAGTTGAAGACTATAAAAACTAATGTTCTGTTTTGGAcatcaaaagtaaaaaatctGATAATATTCAGTCTGGTTTAtgagtaaaaaaacacattcacacagcttCGCTTTAAAGATCCCTAAAAGGTGAGAGTTTGTCTTTACAGTAACTTACAGTTTAATAAATGGTTGAAAATATTTGGCAGGGTTTTTTTCAGAGGCAGCTTTTGATCTTATTCATCCTCCAACAGTGTTGCATCATAAGTAACCAAAAACCTCTTAAACAGGAGGAACCACAATTTTAggaatgtgcatgtgtctggACTCAGCCCATTAGATCAGTCACTCCTCACTAACAGAGCTCACATGCAAAATGAGATTACTTTGAGGAACTCCTGCGTTTGACCAAAATAGGAATCTATTTCACAAGAAATACCTGTTATAGCAGAGGGATTTAATCTGATTTTCTTATCTACTTTTGAACTTAATCAATTTGACCTTTCCAGGCTTAACAATTTAAGCTGCCTGTCTGCACATCCTAAATATTTTCTGGGACCACACAAAGGAGAAAAACTGAGTAGATCTCATTTCATGGCTTATTTACACTGGAACAAATGTGGCTAAGGCTTTATTTTATATGATGCATTCTGTCATGATAGTATAATGCCTTTCTGGGGACCTCCAatttaagatcaacaataggtGTATTTGGCACCAACTTATTTCACTTGTAATTGTCCAGTTAAGCACCCTCCCACAGTGAGgataaacaaatacatgacaCAAAGAGGCGCTTCTCTGAAAACGCGCAACTCTCTGCTCCATCTTGCAAAGTTGCACAAAATGAtgcaaatagatttttttctgtggtgCCAGGGCTCTTCGTGTAGTGATGCGTCATGCGCGCCTCATAGGCTCGTGTTTAGGTATGTTTGGTCAGTATATGGCAGAGCTGTGTGTGGTGGAGAGGAGGCAGGAGATGACTGCTGCCCCCCTCACTTCTACACTGAGCCCTCAGGAGAGTGGTGGGAGCGGGACTGCATGGGGACTGTACGACTGCACAGTGAGCGGTTTTGTCTGATGTCACTTCTCAGCACTGATTTGGAGACAAAATTGCCAACGCGCAATTACGCCATGCAGACTTAGACCATCTGTGtggtttatttatgtttgtttacgCTCTTTCGTGAGTTGCGGTTACAAGTGATCTGCAGCCTGCTATGGAGGACCTCTCGAGTCAAAATGAGTCTGAGCACTGACAATGTCACAAACTTGTGGAAAAATGGTTCCTCGGAATTCGACGGAACTCCGAGTGTATCATCACAAGTTAACTTCACCAACAGCTCCGGGGGAAACCACACGGAGCACAGCGAAGTGGCCCTTACCCGAGCCATCCCGCTCGCCTTGGTGCTTGGGGCTTTCATCGTGTTCGCCATCGCCGGCAACATCCTCGTCATCCTCTCGGTGGTATGCAACAGGCACCTGCGGACCCCGACGAACTACTTCATCATCAACCTGGCCATCGCCGACCTACTGCTGGGCACGACGGTGCTGCCGGTGTCGGCCACGCTGGAGATCCTAGACTACTGGGTGTTCGGTAGGATCTTTTGTGATATATGGGCGGCGGTGGATGTGCTGTGCTGCACCGCGTCTATCATGAGCCTGTGCGTAATATCCATCGACCGCTACATCGGAGTGAGCCACCCGTTGCAGTACCCGGGCATCGTGACCGAGAAGCGGGCTCTACTGGCCATGCTCGGGGTGTGGGTGTTGTCCGTGGTCATCTCCATCGGACCTCTGTTTGGGTGGAAACAGCCGCCGTCGCCGGACGACACGATGTGCCCCATCACCGAGGAGCCGTTTTACGCGCTCTTCTCCTCCCTCGGCTCCTTCTACATCCCTCTCATCGTTATACTGGCCATGTACTGCCGGGTGTACATAGTCGCGAAACGGACCACTAAGAACCTGGAGGCCGGGGTGATGCGCGAGAGGATGAACTCCAGCGAGCTGACACTGAGGATCCACAAGGGATCTCAGGTGCAGGACGAGCCTGGCACCTCCAACACCGGCAAGGGCCGCGCACACCAGGCGAGAAGTTCCCTTACGGTGAAACTTCTGAAATTCTCCCGGGAGAAGAAAGCGGCCAAAACTTTGGGAGTTGTGGTTGGCATGTTTACGCTTTGTTGGCTGCCCTTCTTTCTCGCCTTGCCCATAGGTAGGTTCAACGGGTCAATTCATACTGTTCCCTCGCGCTCATTTGCTGAGGTGGTCATAAACTGGCTTATGATGCTGACTTATTATTTATGATATTAGTCATAAAGGAAACTTGTTTGTCCATctacaaaaaatacaacacGGTACTCATTTCCTCACAACCAactccaatttaaaaaaagaagaaagaaatgataTTCAATTAGTTAATGAGACTTGCGGAGAAGATATTACAGCCATCTATAGCCTATGTCTGTAGCAAGTTAATGTGAGGCAGTTAAAACAGCTGCAGGCCTTATAAATCATATCTATAGCTGGCACTGGAATAGTCTCTGGGGTAGCATTTACTGCGCTGAATTGTCACCAAACTTGAGTGGGCTTTGATATACTGTGGTGGTCATTTTAAACTGCAGGGATATAGAATAACATCACCGATATATTACTGCAGCATTCAGTATAAGGCACAGTAAATGTTACCCATATAATACTCAGCCACTTTATGGAAGTTAGtttgtatcatattttatgAGCCACACTTTATATTTGTGCAAAATTGTCCAATTCTGCGGCATTTATTCTCACACTATGTCAAAAGCCACTGCCACACTGACGTTGTAGTCTCTGAATTCAGGGCCTATAACGAGGgatagaaaacatgtttttaagagTCTGAGAGGGAATTCTTCACAAGCTTATCCAAACATTATTAGTGTTATCTTTGCATTATTCCCTGAGTCTCCATTAATCTATTGATGCAACAAATACACTCTTTGTGCATGCCAAGTGATGAGTAGGTGGCCTCCATCTGCTCTGGTCAGTTGATCCAGAGCCCTGTGGGGCCTGCCAGGGCCCCCTGATGCCACTGAGACTGGCAATCTCACAGTCATGCTTGTTCAAGAAACAGCAGAGGAAATTAAACAATATATTCTGCGGTGAACTGCTCATGCTGTGGGCCGTTTGGTGGCAAGGAGGTTAAGAAAACATTAAGTCTTTATTTACAATGAAGTTCAGACAGAAGGGATCACTGAACAGAGTCTGGAGAAGCATGGCTGCTGTACTTTAGATGGTAATTTGTCTGATTTCCTGATTGCCATGACATTGGTCCCTTGTGACACTGAGGGTTATGGTTGCATatctttgtgaatgtgtgtttgtgtatcagcATGTGTCCTTTTGCATGTACGTACACTGTGGTCCTATGtgcctttgtttttgtgctgcAGCTCATCACATCCTCACAtggccacacacacattacacacggGGCATTTCTAGTGAGATGCCAAAGGCACAtaacaaatgtaatttttcaaagATTTTCAGATCGTAGAGATTTCGGAGAACAAAGGGGACCGAAGATTCAGGAGGGGCCTGTTTATGTAATACTAATCAACAAGCTGCCAAGAAACCCCGAAAGGCTACTTTGCTCTGGACAATCTCTGGTGCAGCATACTGATACATTGTGACAAAACATCGTACAACACAATTTCATGCTAATATTTAACTAGCCAGAGAGATGCATAAATGAAAACCAAATCCAAAGTCTTCTGGTGGGGAATTCACATAATACAACCACTTAATCCAATTATAATCCATAATACAATTTATCAAAGCAGGACACAGAAACTGTTCTCTTCCCCTGCACTAGAGCCTCCtctatttctaaaaaaggtatTTGTGGGAGATGTTGTTGTTCTTCAATTTAGATTTGTTCGTCTGCACTCGTGTGACTTATGTCAGAACTTACATAAAGTCTGACAGGGCAGTGGTGGTCCTTGTCTTGCTCCATGAGTTTTCATTAGTCTCCACCCACATAGTGGGATTTCCTGTCTCACACTTGTTATTACCCTGCTTCTTCCTCTGCATAAAGTCACTGGTACCTAATGTATTTGGGGATTTCTGGTTGTCATGTTGTGCATGCGCGGGTGGCGGTGCGTGGCATGCGCATTTTGCCTGTTTGTGAAAGGATGCTgaaatatttatgtgtgtttatgtgcatgtatgCAGGCATGTTCATGCAGGATTTTGAGAAACTGTGCCACTGAATTACAAGATGATACAAAACCACTCTGACTTCTAACCCTTTAGGTCCTAGCTTCAGACGTTAAGTCGTTTAAAAACCTCCTGAACGGCTTCTTGCaattgttttctcctttttttgtttcaaatatTCTGTAAAtaccttgtttttgtttttgtacttaaaTGGCAAACATGAAGCTACAAGTCCCAGAGTTTGGGTCTGTCCTTTTCAGGTTTTGAATTAGCGTGTCTCCTTTTTCGCTTTTAACTTGGAGCAAAGTAAGGTATACAGACTTCAGGATTATAAACATTAcatcaatgttttaaattactgtTACTCCATGCGAGCTTCCTTGgacaaaaacaactcaaaatgtcCCAAACACTCACCAATCACTAACTTAGCTTGTTTTGTCAGTAAGGGTGACATAAATAAACTTATTTCATAGCACATTCTTGTATCTCATAATGAAGAAATGACACGGTAACAATCCAGgacatttagtttaaaaaaagtttttaggGAAAGCAACCAATAAAAGCAGCAAAGTTGcatgaaaatgctgttttatctttgatgacaacaacatattttttcattaacaCTATAAAAATTGCTCCAACTGCACCTGTCCCACAAGTAAGAGTCTGTGAAAACAATGTGTTGGCCAGCTAAACACTGTTCAAACACAGAGTaatacaaagacaaacacacagtctttattttaaattaaagtccACATTACAAAGGTTTCCAAAGATAAAGTGTAGTCCATGTTGACTAGCAGAGAAACATGTATGAGAATTATGTACaagatattttctattttccaaTCTGATACAGCAGTCAGATTGATAATCCATAACTTGGGTTAGAAATCTTTTTATCTTATTGATTTTGCTTTTTATCAAATTAACTGATTCATCAAACAAACATAGGTTTATGTAGAATATAAGCATAATATTGCTTcaacaaaacatcagaaaaagcAAATAGAGTATATACAATTTGTCAGATCAGTCGACAATCCAAAGATATTAAGTTAAGTGTCATATAAATGACTGAATTTCAGTCGCAatttgaggggttttttttcttccacagggattaatcagttattaaaataacTGGCAATTAATTTTTCTGTCAAGCGACTAATCAGCTAATCATCGCAGCtctaatataaaatacaaatcaaaAGAATTAAAATCCTGTTGTAAGCAGATCTCAATACACTTTCCACACAgagctaaaataaaatgtgcaggactactaacacatttttatcatgtattcatttttgtttgttaagaAATAGTAGAAAGGTGGTCAGATTGCTTgattttgtctgaccaacagtcgcTTGTTTACTATAATTTAAGGTGAGTAAAggagcaaatcctcacatttgagaggctgatTCCTGAGAATGTTGGGCATTTATGcttgaaaaacaaagacaacaaagcTAAACAAAGCTCAGCAGACATAATCTGATTTAAGTACTGCAAGCGTTTgtttattaacttttaaaattTAAGGAAAACACGGAGTTCACTTCAGTTGATGAGGTTAATACAACGCACATGAGGGACAGGTCCATATTTTGGTTTCAATGAGCTCTTGTTCTCATCTCCCAGCTCAGCCAAAAAGAAATCATCCATCCTCGGGGGATTAATTCGTTGCACACATTTTCCCGCAGCTCTTTAACACTCAGTACAGGCACTAATGTCCTGTGAAGGGCTCATATTAGCAAGTGGTGCATGCAGTGAGCCCAACTGGGAGAGAAACCAACACTTCAAGGTGTTAAccaattgttgtttttttggtacgtgtgtgtgtttgtgtgtgtatgtgcatgttaatgattttttttttttttacactgagcTGGCCGGCCCCTTGTGCTCTGAGGGTAATTGAAATGGTTTTTGAAGGGGAAAAATAATGAGAGTGTTAAGTGTCGAAGCaatggaggagaagaaggtgGCAGACCTGACTAGAAGGGGCCACAGGGCAGCACGGGTGAGAGTGGGGGTCTATGGGAAGTCAACCCAATTTTCCAAAAATAGCTTCATACAACGCTTTCATTAAAAGCAATAACACTTCTGTCCTCTTAGATCAAGACttattaattatatttccaGCTATGTTGTGaaacaggatgtgtgtgtgtgtgtgtgtgtgtgtgtgtgtgtgtgtgtgtgtgtgtgtgtgtgtatgtgtgtgtgtgtgtgtgcgtgtgtgtgtgtgtttgtacgtgCTTGCGTGTATGTTTTACATGGCACAGAATAAGCAGTGCTTCTTCCAATTAGTTCGAATAACAGGATGTTCTGTTTTGTTAAGATGTTCCTGTGTTTCAtagtgaggtgtgtgtgtgtgtgtgtgtgtgtgtgtgtgtgtgtgtgtgtgtgtgtgtgtgtgtgtgtgtgtgtgtgtgtgtgtgctcatctTCAGGAAAGAGGTGTTAACTTTCCTTTTAACAGAAAGAGCAGGATCTGCAACAATAACCCTCACATGGTTATCAATACACCATTGTCTTACATTACAAGTCCTCGCATCCTCTTTATACTATGGCACTTTTCATTGGACAAAAATGGACCACGCTCACACAAAACTTAGACATACAAACATGCCCCATATCTGGCTACAGGAAGACCTGTTGTCAACcagatttgttttgtctttcctACACTTTTATCCTAACTTAGAAAAAGGAACATGCCGGCAGTGTCCCACCTTTTGGTCTCTGAAGGGGTCTCTAGATGTTTAGGAGTTCTTCATGGGAGGTAAGCAAAGCTCTACAGCTGTGTTTGCCCTTgtagatatttttttcttaagtatCTCTTCAGTGTCAAAGAGGCAGCAAATTCAAACAACCGATGCCAACTGTTCTCATGCCCATGCTCTTCAAAAAAACTCCCAACTGGACCAATTATGCCTTACTCACTCCACCCAGACATATGTTCTTAAGTCtattatgtaaaaaaacaaaaccagacttaggtaatgtgtaaaaatgaatgaattaattaattcagtTAATTGATTCAACCGAAAtcagcaattattttgataattgaccatttttaacaaaacactctctagttccagcttctccaggattttctgattttctatttattctctttttatttgattgtaaatgttatcatatttgggtttttgttggaagaaaaaagaacaggaacattttaatacatatttttcactatttataAATTATGTTCATTTACGCATTACCACAGAGCACAGAAATACTTGTTGATGCTGTAACAAcgataataaaaaatgttctgaaaatgtataagcatATTGGATCTTTGCCAGCATCACACAGTTTTCTACTCAAGAATATTATCATTACAATTACTACTTATTATAAAGTGATTAATATAAAGTATTATCCAGTACTGAAAAAAGTAGTTGATCAGTCAAGTGAAACTTAATCCACTGATTACCTCAATGTCCTTGCTGTCATTCATCATGTACTAATACAAACCATTTCATGGTTTATAAATACAACAGTAAGCTCTGCTTGTGTCTGTCTTCGTtggcttttcttttgtttgtgatCAGAcgaagaaaaaaatccaaagtgGGAAAGAAGGCATAACTCGCAGTTACataatcgtgtgtgtgtgtgtgtgtgtgtgtgtgtgtgtgtgtgtgtgtgtgtgtgtgtgtgtgtgtgtgtgtgtgtgtgtgtgtgtgtgtgtgtgtgtgtgtgtgtgtgtgtgtgtgtgtgttattgtattgtattcccacaaatcaaactgaaacactgtgggatgcttttcattattttcaacTAACAAAGGGGACGcaactttcctttcctttcagcCTGCATCTTGTCACCCCTCGGCTGTGTATAATATAATGCACCTTGTATCACTAAAAATAATTGTAAAAGCTGTTGATCTTGTATTAATGAAGAGGCAAGCTGAGGTGTCCGCCTGCCTGTAATATCTTACCAGAGGTAATTTCACGCTTGAAAGCCTATATTATAGTCCATCCTCGACCTCTCCGGGAATGTGATATTCATTTAAGAATGTGGGTTGGTGCAAAGACACAATTTCACTCACATCTGCCTACACACAAGCGCACAAAGTGTTTCTTTCACACTTATCTCACACTTTCTGTGTTTATTAATTACCCAGTTTATATTCTTCAGGCTTCCCCTTGTCACCTCATTAGCTCATAAGATATTCTTTCTCTGTTTAAGCTTGGCTGCTGTGGGAGAAAGGGTAAATTAATGCAATGTTAATCAGGCCTGACTCACTCATTAGCATATATGTTGTTTGTAGGTGTGGGAAAAGTCTTGTTGAGTCTTATTGACAACATACCTCCTCCCttaacacaaacatgcacttaCAAAACTTCAGCTGTTTAcctttgtttaaatgtttagcAATGTGCTCGCTACTTGATAATATCTGCAGGTGCAAAA
This window harbors:
- the LOC133985785 gene encoding alpha-1A adrenergic receptor-like, producing MSLSTDNVTNLWKNGSSEFDGTPSVSSQVNFTNSSGGNHTEHSEVALTRAIPLALVLGAFIVFAIAGNILVILSVVCNRHLRTPTNYFIINLAIADLLLGTTVLPVSATLEILDYWVFGRIFCDIWAAVDVLCCTASIMSLCVISIDRYIGVSHPLQYPGIVTEKRALLAMLGVWVLSVVISIGPLFGWKQPPSPDDTMCPITEEPFYALFSSLGSFYIPLIVILAMYCRVYIVAKRTTKNLEAGVMRERMNSSELTLRIHKGSQVQDEPGTSNTGKGRAHQARSSLTVKLLKFSREKKAAKTLGVVVGMFTLCWLPFFLALPIGSFNVNLRPPDVLFKVIFWLGYFNSCLNPIIYPCYNREFKLAFIRILRCQCHQRKRPGWRAYNYRSSNFGSSVNSRKGSTDHNSSCLNGSQRTLPSSASPSPSYLNKGLPPCPEGETLYIWGSTTPTPSTPNLLPGSPADCQQISLRGEGKGLKPPEQTTGGIFSFSFGKNRDKGGINKDSIMPDDKV